The proteins below are encoded in one region of Mangifera indica cultivar Alphonso chromosome 7, CATAS_Mindica_2.1, whole genome shotgun sequence:
- the LOC123220266 gene encoding protection of telomeres protein 1b-like isoform X2 — protein sequence MNTHNTRFVCVRDLGHHVDRKVNVLGVVLEFSLPRKSKGTDYVSTLKLIDESQQSPEFSVNIFAKTIDHLPHVRSYGDLILLKCVMIKMYEGQVSGVSYKDSSSFALFDGKPSTEAVKYQSSPRFLLIDSEKDFICHLRRLFDGVQFSSGSSDYLLSMTNIIENTCFDLVCKVLHISYDAHADEWMLFVWDGTDVPPLNLDGTLVDEGKNPLPLQVESAPLDLHILRQFEKVGTVLRIIADRSHGNLGQHFTAVGKWVKLLDITCQISSGIWRGVLEPSSRVRFLSDNNSVVLDLHGNYNDRIIGANGRLPQWSNSSDFLTVIDLRDITFVTLMHIITNIEGNEDEIDVRGPNSKNPCHSMWRRMGETF from the exons ATGAACACTCACAACACTCGTTTTGTTTGCGTAAGAGATCTGGGTCACCATGTGGACCGCAAGGTTAATGTCTTGGGTGTTGTTTTGGAGTTCAGTCTACCGAGAAAGAGCAAAGGAACTG ATTATGTTTCAACATTGAAGCTTATTGATGAATCACAACAAAGTCCCGAATTTTCAGTCAACATCTTTGCTAAGACTATTGATCATCTTCCCCATGTTCGGTCTTATGGGGACTTGATTCTCCTGAAATGTGTTATG ATAAAAATGTATGAGGGGCAAGTTTCGGGTGTATCCTACAAGGATTCCTCATCATTTGCGTTATTTGATGGAAAACCTAGCACAGAAGCTGTTAAATATCAATCTTCTCCGAGATTTCTTCTAATAGATTCTGAAAAGGATTTCATTTGTCATTTGAGGAGATTATTTGATGGTGTTCAATTCAGTTCAG GATCTAGTGATTATCTTCTTTCAATGACGAACATCATAGAAAATACTTGTTTTGATTTGGTATGCAAG GTTTTGCATATCTCCTATGATGCCCATGCGGATGAGTGGATGCTTTTTGTATGGGATGGAACTGATGTTCCCCCATTAAATTTAGATGGAAC TCTTGTGGATGAAGGAAAGAACCCTCTTCCCCTTCAAGTTGAATCGGCTCCTTTAGACCTTCATATTCTCCGCCAATTTGAAAAAGTTGGGACCGTGCTAAGAATCATAGCTGACCGAAGCCACGGAAATCTTGGTCAGCATTTCACAGCTGTTGGCAAATGGGTTAAGCTGCTTGACATAACTTGTCAAATTTCTTCAGGAATATGGCGTGGTGTTTTAGAACCTTCTTCTAGAGTTCGTTTTCTTTCTGACAACAACAGTGTTGTCTTGGACTTGCATGG GAACTACAATGATAGAATTATTGGAGCTAATGGCCGTTTGCCGCAGTGGAGCAATTCTTCTGATTTTTTGACTG TGATTGATTTAAGGGACATTACATTCGTAACATTGATGCATATTATTACGAACATCGAG GGAAATGAAGATGAGATTGACGTTAGAGGACCCAACAGCAAGAATCCATGCCATTCTATGTGGCGACGAATGG GTGAAACTTTTTGA
- the LOC123220266 gene encoding protection of telomeres protein 1b-like isoform X1, with amino-acid sequence MNTHNTRFVCVRDLGHHVDRKVNVLGVVLEFSLPRKSKGTDYVSTLKLIDESQQSPEFSVNIFAKTIDHLPHVRSYGDLILLKCVMIKMYEGQVSGVSYKDSSSFALFDGKPSTEAVKYQSSPRFLLIDSEKDFICHLRRLFDGVQFSSGSSDYLLSMTNIIENTCFDLVCKVLHISYDAHADEWMLFVWDGTDVPPLNLDGTLVDEGKNPLPLQVESAPLDLHILRQFEKVGTVLRIIADRSHGNLGQHFTAVGKWVKLLDITCQISSGIWRGVLEPSSRVRFLSDNNSVVLDLHGNYNDRIIGANGRLPQWSNSSDFLTVIDLRDITFVTLMHIITNIEVNVRFCCIVRIVACYPYEADYFRTHPCPREMKMRLTLEDPTARIHAILCGDEWVKLFDGFHIDVFTAKLNKLLGMPERCNGSSDGEILRSPPWIQCCVKVKSCDRYNRLYYICSTRIVMQ; translated from the exons ATGAACACTCACAACACTCGTTTTGTTTGCGTAAGAGATCTGGGTCACCATGTGGACCGCAAGGTTAATGTCTTGGGTGTTGTTTTGGAGTTCAGTCTACCGAGAAAGAGCAAAGGAACTG ATTATGTTTCAACATTGAAGCTTATTGATGAATCACAACAAAGTCCCGAATTTTCAGTCAACATCTTTGCTAAGACTATTGATCATCTTCCCCATGTTCGGTCTTATGGGGACTTGATTCTCCTGAAATGTGTTATG ATAAAAATGTATGAGGGGCAAGTTTCGGGTGTATCCTACAAGGATTCCTCATCATTTGCGTTATTTGATGGAAAACCTAGCACAGAAGCTGTTAAATATCAATCTTCTCCGAGATTTCTTCTAATAGATTCTGAAAAGGATTTCATTTGTCATTTGAGGAGATTATTTGATGGTGTTCAATTCAGTTCAG GATCTAGTGATTATCTTCTTTCAATGACGAACATCATAGAAAATACTTGTTTTGATTTGGTATGCAAG GTTTTGCATATCTCCTATGATGCCCATGCGGATGAGTGGATGCTTTTTGTATGGGATGGAACTGATGTTCCCCCATTAAATTTAGATGGAAC TCTTGTGGATGAAGGAAAGAACCCTCTTCCCCTTCAAGTTGAATCGGCTCCTTTAGACCTTCATATTCTCCGCCAATTTGAAAAAGTTGGGACCGTGCTAAGAATCATAGCTGACCGAAGCCACGGAAATCTTGGTCAGCATTTCACAGCTGTTGGCAAATGGGTTAAGCTGCTTGACATAACTTGTCAAATTTCTTCAGGAATATGGCGTGGTGTTTTAGAACCTTCTTCTAGAGTTCGTTTTCTTTCTGACAACAACAGTGTTGTCTTGGACTTGCATGG GAACTACAATGATAGAATTATTGGAGCTAATGGCCGTTTGCCGCAGTGGAGCAATTCTTCTGATTTTTTGACTG TGATTGATTTAAGGGACATTACATTCGTAACATTGATGCATATTATTACGAACATCGAG GTGAATGTCAGGTTCTGTTGTATTGTTCGCATAGTAGCTTGTTATCCATATGAAGCTGATTACTTTAGAACGCATCCCTGTCCTAGGGAAATGAAGATGAGATTGACGTTAGAGGACCCAACAGCAAGAATCCATGCCATTCTATGTGGCGACGAATGG GTGAAACTTTTTGATGGCTTCCATATTGATGTTTTCACTGCCAAACTAAATAAGCTACTTGGTATGCCGGAGCGATGCAATGGTAGCAGTGATGGTGAAATATTGAGAAGTCCGCCATGGATACAATGTTGCGTAAAAGTGAAGAGTTGTGATAGGTATAATAggctttattatatttgttccACTAGGATTGTGATGCAGTAG
- the LOC123220266 gene encoding protection of telomeres protein 1b-like isoform X3: protein MNTHNTRFVCVRDLGHHVDRKVNVLGVVLEFSLPRKSKGTDYVSTLKLIDESQQSPEFSVNIFAKTIDHLPHVRSYGDLILLKCVMIKMYEGQVSGVSYKDSSSFALFDGKPSTEAVKYQSSPRFLLIDSEKDFICHLRRLFDGVQFSSGSSDYLLSMTNIIENTCFDLVCKVLHISYDAHADEWMLFVWDGTDVPPLNLDGTLVDEGKNPLPLQVESAPLDLHILRQFEKVGTVLRIIADRSHGNLGQHFTAVGKWVKLLDITCQISSGIWRGVLEPSSRVRFLSDNNSVVLDLHGNYNDRIIGANGRLPQWSNSSDFLTGK, encoded by the exons ATGAACACTCACAACACTCGTTTTGTTTGCGTAAGAGATCTGGGTCACCATGTGGACCGCAAGGTTAATGTCTTGGGTGTTGTTTTGGAGTTCAGTCTACCGAGAAAGAGCAAAGGAACTG ATTATGTTTCAACATTGAAGCTTATTGATGAATCACAACAAAGTCCCGAATTTTCAGTCAACATCTTTGCTAAGACTATTGATCATCTTCCCCATGTTCGGTCTTATGGGGACTTGATTCTCCTGAAATGTGTTATG ATAAAAATGTATGAGGGGCAAGTTTCGGGTGTATCCTACAAGGATTCCTCATCATTTGCGTTATTTGATGGAAAACCTAGCACAGAAGCTGTTAAATATCAATCTTCTCCGAGATTTCTTCTAATAGATTCTGAAAAGGATTTCATTTGTCATTTGAGGAGATTATTTGATGGTGTTCAATTCAGTTCAG GATCTAGTGATTATCTTCTTTCAATGACGAACATCATAGAAAATACTTGTTTTGATTTGGTATGCAAG GTTTTGCATATCTCCTATGATGCCCATGCGGATGAGTGGATGCTTTTTGTATGGGATGGAACTGATGTTCCCCCATTAAATTTAGATGGAAC TCTTGTGGATGAAGGAAAGAACCCTCTTCCCCTTCAAGTTGAATCGGCTCCTTTAGACCTTCATATTCTCCGCCAATTTGAAAAAGTTGGGACCGTGCTAAGAATCATAGCTGACCGAAGCCACGGAAATCTTGGTCAGCATTTCACAGCTGTTGGCAAATGGGTTAAGCTGCTTGACATAACTTGTCAAATTTCTTCAGGAATATGGCGTGGTGTTTTAGAACCTTCTTCTAGAGTTCGTTTTCTTTCTGACAACAACAGTGTTGTCTTGGACTTGCATGG GAACTACAATGATAGAATTATTGGAGCTAATGGCCGTTTGCCGCAGTGGAGCAATTCTTCTGATTTTTTGACTG GGAAATGA
- the LOC123220757 gene encoding protein TRIGALACTOSYLDIACYLGLYCEROL 4, chloroplastic, producing the protein MKKLRWAMEGDFWELDISTPKTIEATARPLPQSPLPLGLSRGTRLSRPRQIDFFQRFMAVPFVPSFSAPNFSLQRVLAIPFSNNWFTSLLGQFNLHKFVSSVKDPNSKSTLLQALRDKSLYAFGFFSEFLLTPDDTLLVIFDSYVHNDTTRKKAVYHHKFPYHDLTLEALWPGLFVDKSSNYWDVPFSMAVDLASLPSDSGPSYHFTVHHNSGSPHPFEGDENNAAVPPSLHPGFSLKSAFSYKANVDIWKSKSQKLKMVQPYDMFLSDPHVSASAIIGATMTASVGENAIRSRVEGDSEGFRGFHMHAPAIKSTLLADSFASVAITAQHGTFQRLFSDLTRFHACLDYPSGSKFLSGATRLAQDFLNSKQPSLDTVQAVCPNFFVSVQQQIAGPFSFRVDSGVTIDLKNRDIRANDPVFAIEYALQVLGSAKAIAWYSPKQQEFMIELRFFET; encoded by the exons ATGAAGAAACTAAGATGGGCAATGGAGGGAGATTTTTGGGAGCTTGACATCTCCACTCCCAAGACCATTGAAGCCACTGCTCGTCCACTTCCTCAAAGCCCACTCCCATTAGGTCTCTCTAGAGGCACCCGTCTCTCCAGACCCAGACAAATCGACTTCTTCCAGCGTTTCATGGCTGTCCCTTTTGTTCCCTCTTTTTCCGCCCCGAACTTCTCTCTTCAGCGTGTCCTTGCCATCCCCTTTTCTAACAACTG GTTTACTTCTTTGCTGGGTCAGTTCAATTTGCACAAGTTTGTATCTTCTGTTAAGGATCCAAACTCCAAATCCACTTTGCTTCAAGCGCTTCGTGATAAGTCATTGTATGCATTTGGTTTCTTTTCTGAGTTTTTGTTAACGCCTGATGATACTCTTCTTGTTATCTTTGATTCATATGTTCATAATGATACCACTCGGAAAAAAGCTGTTTATCATCACAAG tTCCCTTATCATGATTTGACACTGGAGGCTCTTTGGCCTGGACTTTTTGTGGATAAGTCAAGTAACTATTGGGATGTTCCCTTTTCCATGGCTGTTGATTTGGCTTCACTTCCTTCAGATTCAGGTCCAAGTTATCATTTCACTGTGCATCATAATTCTGGCTCTCCACACCcgtttgagggtgatgagaaTAACGCTGCAGTTCCACCTTCCTTACACCCTGGTTTCTCTTTGAAATCTGCTTTTTCTTATAAGGCGAATGTTGATATTTGGAAAAGTAAATCCCAGAAGTTAAAGATGGTGCAGCCTTACGACATGTTCCTTTCAGATCCACATGTTTCAGCATCTGCAATCATTG GTGCCACTATGACTGCCTCTGTTGGAGAGAATGCAATTAGATCTCGTGTAGAAGGTGACTCAGAGGGCTTTAGAGGGTTTCATATGCATGCACCTGCTATAAAATCAACCCTTTTAGCAGATAGTTTTGCATCTGTGGCAATCACAGCCCAACATGGGACCTTCCAGAGACTATTTTCTGATCTCACCCGATTTCATGCTTGCTTGGATTATCCTTCCGGTTCCAAATTTCTTTCTGGTGCCACACGCTTAGCACAGGACTTTCTCAATTCCAAACAGCCATCTTTGGACACAGTTCAGGCAGTTTGCCCAAATTTCTTTGTTTCTGTTCAGCAGCAG ATTGCTGGCCCTTTCAGTTTCAGAGTTGATTCGGGAGTTACAATTGATTTGAAGAATAGAGACATTCGCGCCAATGACCCAGTGTTTGCCATTGAATATGCATTGCAAGTACTTGGTTCAGCAAAGGCTATTGCTTGGTATTCTCCAAAGCAACAAGAATTTATGATAGAGCTTAGATTTTTTGAGACATAA
- the LOC123220756 gene encoding 5'-nucleotidase domain-containing protein 4, which translates to MAALNSNGFRNPVCFFNKDSLATIPRIPATSLKCGCSNSSSNSTGVELFSVTTSSKYDVDYLGQSTKGDLNLKFDHPQAFGLDSQISLDGPIEEVARIEAEEADNLLGDLGIPSPSSARNSPRGIFCSRTLNLRSISAIGYDMDYTLMHYNVMAWEGRAYDYCMENLKNMGFPVGGLAFDPNLVIRGLVIDKEKGNLVKADRFGYVKRAMHGTKMLSTRAVSEMYGRELVDLRKESRWEFLNTLFSVSEAVAYMQMVDKLDEGAISPDLGPLDYKGLYKAVGKALFRAHVEGQLKSEIMSKPELFVEPDPELPLALLDQKEAGKKLLLITNSDYHYTDKMMQHSFNRFLPNDMGWQDLFDMVIVSARKPEFFQMSHPLYEVVTGEGLMRPCFKARTGGLYSGGSAQMVESSLNVHGDEILYVGDHIYTDVSQSKVHLRWRTALICRELEDEYNALIGSRDHRARLIELINQKEVVGDLFNQLRLALQRRTKGRPAQTLAATNMDDQELTESIQKLLIVMQRLDQKIAPMLEADGELFNKRWGYLSRAGLWDKSHLMRQIEKYADIYTSRVSNFLHYTPFMYFHSQEQTLAHDSYSYYCSEFNGSASAFKENGFGL; encoded by the exons ATGGCCGCCCTCAACTCCAACGGTTTCAGGAACCCAGTTTGCTTTTTCAATAAGGATTCTCTTGCCACCATACCAAGAATCCCCGCGACTTCATTAAAGTGTGGTTGCAGTAACAGTAGCAGTAACAGTACCGGTGTTGAATTGTTTTCAGTTACGACATCTAGTAAGTACGATGTTGATTATCTAGGACAGAGCACAAAAGGGGATTTGAATCTCAAGTTCGACCATCCTCAGGCTTTCG GCCTTGATAGTCAAATAAGTTTAGATGGTCCAATTGAGGAGGTTGCTAGGATTGAGGCAGAAGAAGCTGATAATTTGCTTGGTGACTTGGGTATCCCG AGCCCTTCTTCGGCAAGAAATTCGCCTCGTGGAATATTTTGTAGTAGAACATTGAATCTTCGTTCAATTAGCGCCATTGGCTATGACATGGACTACACTTTGATGCATTATAATGTCATG GCTTGGGAAGGTCGTGCTTATGATTATTGTATGGAAAATCTAAAGAACATGGGTTTCCCAGTTGGTGGTCTTGCTTTTGATCCCAATCTA GTAATTAGAGGTCTTGTTATAGACAAGGAGAAAGGAAATTTGGTCAAGGCTGATCGATTTGGTTATGTAAAAAGGGCTATGCATGGCACGAAAATGTTGTCTACTCGAGCTGTCAG TGAGATGTACGGGAGAGAACTGGTGGATCTGCGGAAGGAAAGTCGGTGGGAGTTTCTCAATACTCTATTCTCTGTTTCAGAAGCTGTGGCTTATATGCAG ATGGTTGATAAATTGGATGAAGGAGCTATTTCACCGGACCTTGGTCCACTTGATTATAAAGGACTTTACAAG GCTGTTGGAAAGGCTCTGTTTAGGGCTCATGTGGAGGGTCAGCTCAAG AGTGAGATAATGTCTAAGCCTGAACTCTTTGTGGAGCCTGATCCGGAATTACCTTTAgcacttttggatcaaaagGAG GCTGGTAAAAAACTTCTGCTGATTACAAACTCAGATTACCATTACACAGACAAAATGATGCAGCATTCCTTTAACAGATTCCTGCCAAATGATATGGGTTGGCAAGATCTATTTGACATG GTGATAGTCTCAGCAAGGAAGCCAGAATTCTTTCAAATGTCACACCCATTGTATGAGGTGGTGACGGGTGAGGGTTTAATGCGGCCATGTTTCAAAGCCCGTACAG GGGGCTTGTACTCTGGAGGAAGTGCTCAGATGGTAGAGAGTTCTCTAAATGTCCATGGAGATGAAATATTGTATGTTGGTGACCATATTTACACTGATGTTAGTCAGTCCAAAGTTCATCTAAGATGGCGAACGGCACTGATTTGTCGAGAACTAGAAGATGAG TATAATGCATTAATTGGTAGCCGGGATCATCGTGCCAGGTTAATAGAGCTTATAAATCAAAAAGAGGTTGTTGGTGATCTCTTTAACCAACTCCGGCTCGCACTGCAAAGGCGAACTAAAGGGCGTCCTGCACAA ACCCTTGCTGCCACTAACATGGATGATCAGGAACTCACAGAAAGCATTCAAAAGCTACTTATAGTTATGCAAAGGCTAGACCAGAAAATAGCTCCTATGTTAGAAGCAGATGGGGAGCTCTTCAATAAAAG GTGGGGGTATCTATCGCGTGCAGGACTTTGGGATAAAAGCCATTTGATGAGACAAATTGAGAA GTACGCCGATATATATACGTCTAGGGTGTCGAATTTTCTACATTATACACCCTTCATGTATTTCCACTCACAGGAACAG ACGCTTGCGCACGACTCGTATTCATATTATTGTTCAGAGTTTAATGGATCTGCATCTGCATTCAAGGAGAATGGATTTGGCTTGTGA